One segment of Bacillus horti DNA contains the following:
- the dnaG gene encoding DNA primase, which produces MLKPIADETIALILKKADIVDVIGEYVHLKKSGRGYVGLCPFHAEKTPSFSVSAEKQLYNCFGCGAGGSIFSFLMEMEGYSFPQSVKYVGERVGISVQLNGDSAQAGETNRTEKEWMIKAHSLSAKLFHHVLLERAEAEPARKYLENRGIRLETIKEFQIGYAPASWDFLTSFLQKRNFPLELLEQAGLITQGKTSNYYDRFRDRIMFPILDSQSQVVAFGGRLLGEGVPKYLNSPESLIFRKSRLLYNFQRSRTTIRNEQTTVLFEGYVDVISAWQAGVTNTIATMGTSLSEEQTRLIRRNSEKVILCYDGDQAGIDAITRAADLLEKQGCIIKIAALPDGLDPDDYIRKFGSEAFQKKVNHESKSFVAFRIEALRRGRNLLDDGERMRYIGEALAVISKLTTAVERDHYLRQLAEEFSLSLDALKQEQYRLYRAEKKKENMDKVDERWNNNKNTGKHLVAKQMFPAFHTAERMLLAHMLHSAEVTKQIQEEIGSNFNIDEHVALATYLYAFHETHSDIHVFISTLQDKELSQLATQLLMLTIETEPSQKTLQDYIYEVLSYPIKKEISTREEEKVRLERQGDAIQAAHLAATIIKMKKQLKKQRENSF; this is translated from the coding sequence ATGTTAAAACCGATAGCGGATGAAACCATTGCTTTGATTTTGAAGAAAGCAGATATTGTTGATGTTATTGGTGAATATGTCCACCTCAAGAAAAGTGGCAGAGGTTATGTTGGACTATGTCCCTTTCATGCTGAAAAAACTCCTTCCTTCTCTGTATCAGCAGAGAAGCAGCTTTATAACTGCTTTGGATGCGGGGCTGGAGGTAGTATATTCTCTTTTCTAATGGAAATGGAAGGTTATTCATTTCCACAATCTGTTAAGTATGTTGGAGAAAGGGTAGGAATATCCGTCCAACTGAATGGTGATTCTGCTCAAGCAGGAGAAACTAACCGCACAGAAAAAGAGTGGATGATTAAGGCGCATAGCTTATCAGCAAAACTGTTTCACCATGTTTTGTTAGAGCGAGCTGAAGCTGAGCCAGCAAGAAAGTATCTCGAAAATAGGGGAATACGGTTAGAAACCATCAAGGAGTTTCAAATAGGCTATGCTCCTGCTTCATGGGATTTTCTAACTAGTTTTTTGCAGAAGAGGAACTTTCCATTAGAACTGCTGGAACAGGCGGGGTTAATTACTCAAGGAAAAACCTCAAACTATTACGATCGTTTCAGGGATAGAATTATGTTTCCGATTTTGGACTCTCAAAGTCAGGTTGTTGCTTTTGGTGGACGGCTGCTTGGGGAAGGTGTCCCTAAATATTTAAATAGCCCTGAGAGCTTGATTTTTAGGAAAAGTCGCTTGTTGTATAACTTTCAAAGATCAAGAACGACGATTCGCAATGAACAGACAACTGTACTTTTCGAAGGATATGTTGATGTTATTTCTGCATGGCAGGCAGGCGTGACCAATACAATTGCTACGATGGGTACTTCCTTGTCAGAGGAACAAACCAGATTAATTCGCCGTAACAGTGAGAAGGTTATTCTCTGTTATGATGGGGACCAGGCTGGGATTGATGCGATTACACGTGCAGCCGACCTTTTAGAAAAGCAAGGTTGTATCATAAAAATTGCAGCGTTACCTGATGGATTAGATCCTGATGACTATATTCGAAAATTTGGATCTGAGGCTTTCCAAAAGAAAGTGAATCATGAGTCGAAATCGTTTGTCGCTTTTCGTATTGAAGCGTTAAGAAGAGGAAGAAACTTACTGGATGACGGAGAAAGAATGAGGTATATAGGGGAAGCCTTAGCCGTCATTAGCAAATTAACAACCGCTGTGGAACGTGACCATTATCTTAGACAATTAGCTGAAGAATTTTCCTTGTCCTTAGATGCTCTAAAGCAGGAGCAGTATCGGCTCTATAGAGCGGAAAAAAAGAAGGAAAATATGGATAAAGTTGATGAGAGGTGGAATAATAATAAAAATACAGGCAAACATTTGGTCGCAAAACAAATGTTTCCGGCGTTTCACACTGCAGAAAGAATGCTTTTAGCACATATGCTACACAGCGCAGAAGTGACGAAACAGATACAAGAAGAAATAGGTAGTAATTTTAATATCGATGAGCATGTGGCTTTAGCCACTTATTTATATGCTTTTCATGAAACTCATTCTGATATCCATGTATTTATTTCTACTCTTCAAGATAAAGAATTAAGCCAATTAGCCACTCAATTATTAATGCTCACTATTGAAACAGAACCTTCACAGAAAACACTTCAGGATTATATCTATGAAGTTCTATCTTATCCAATAAAAAAAGAAATTAGCACTAGGGAAGAGGAGAAGGTTAGGCTTGAACGGCAAGGTGATGCTATTCAGGCCGCACATTTAGCAGCAACAATTATCAAAATGAAGAAGCAGCTTAAGAAGCAAAGAGAAAACTCTTTCTAA
- the rpoD gene encoding RNA polymerase sigma factor RpoD, translating into MADQQTRHQDPDLTLEQVKEQLLELGKKRGVLTYKEIISKLSGFDQDADQIDEYYEFLNEQGVEVINESEDEDDITISVTDEEADEFKMDDLSVPPGIKINDPVRMYLKEIGRVPLLSANEEIELAKRIEDGDEEAKRRLAEANLRLVVSIAKRYVGRGMLFLDLIQEGNMGLIKAVEKFNYRKGFKFSTYATWWIRQAITRAIADQARTIRIPVHMVETINKLIRVQRQLLQELGREPTPEEVAEEMDFTPEKVREILKIAQEPVSLETPIGEEDDSHLGDFIEDQDALAPSDAAAYELLKEQLEDVLDTLTDREENVLRLRFGLDDGRTRTLEEVGKVFGVTRERIRQIEAKALRKLRHPSRSKRLKDFLE; encoded by the coding sequence ATGGCTGATCAACAAACACGTCATCAGGATCCAGATTTAACACTAGAACAGGTTAAAGAACAATTGCTGGAGCTTGGTAAAAAGCGTGGAGTTCTCACATATAAAGAGATTATCAGCAAGCTTTCTGGTTTTGATCAAGACGCCGATCAAATTGATGAATATTATGAGTTCCTTAATGAACAAGGGGTAGAAGTGATTAATGAATCTGAGGATGAAGACGATATAACCATCAGTGTTACAGATGAAGAAGCTGATGAGTTTAAGATGGATGATTTATCTGTTCCTCCAGGAATTAAGATTAATGATCCAGTCCGCATGTATCTTAAGGAAATTGGCCGTGTCCCTCTTCTATCGGCAAATGAGGAAATTGAATTAGCGAAGCGAATTGAGGACGGGGACGAGGAAGCAAAAAGGCGTCTGGCCGAAGCAAACCTTCGTCTTGTAGTAAGTATTGCAAAACGATATGTCGGCAGAGGAATGCTTTTCTTAGATTTAATCCAAGAAGGCAACATGGGTCTTATTAAAGCGGTAGAGAAGTTTAACTATCGCAAAGGATTTAAATTCAGTACGTATGCTACTTGGTGGATTAGACAGGCAATTACCAGAGCTATTGCAGACCAAGCTAGAACAATACGTATTCCTGTACACATGGTTGAAACGATTAATAAATTGATCCGTGTTCAACGTCAGCTTTTACAGGAACTAGGAAGGGAACCTACTCCAGAAGAAGTGGCTGAAGAAATGGATTTCACACCTGAAAAGGTCAGAGAGATTCTTAAAATAGCACAAGAGCCAGTTTCATTAGAAACACCTATTGGAGAAGAGGATGATTCTCATCTTGGAGACTTTATAGAAGACCAGGATGCTCTTGCTCCATCAGATGCAGCAGCCTATGAGCTGTTAAAAGAACAATTAGAGGATGTACTTGATACACTTACAGATAGAGAAGAAAATGTCTTACGCCTTCGTTTTGGCTTGGATGACGGACGAACTCGCACACTTGAAGAAGTTGGCAAAGTATTCGGTGTGACGAGAGAACGTATTCGTCAAATTGAGGCAAAAGCACTTCGCAAGCTGCGTCATCCTAGCCGTAGTAAGCGTTTGAAAGACTTTTTAGAATAG
- the glyS gene encoding glycine--tRNA ligase subunit beta: protein MSKRDFLLEIGLEEMPARFVPQAVDQLQEKVVHWMEERRIRHTEVRSYATPRRLALWIKEVDELQEDQVEEAKGPAKKIALDSEGNWTKAAEGFARGQEATVEQLYFKEVNGIEYVFITKETKGTQTEELLPQLAQLIQAMNFPKNMRWGTQDLKFVRPIRWLMALFGETIIPFQIAGVSTGNETYGHRFLGKKISISSPETYERQLLAEYVITDAKERKQAIRSQLSEIEEHQKWVIPIDEDLLEEITYLVEYPTALFGEFDQSFLNIPQEVLITSMKEHQRYFPVKNQDGELLSYFVTVRNGGVDPSGTVAKGNEKVLRARLADAQFFYEEDKKQTIPASLSKLGHVVFHEELGTIADKVNRIRSLASSLGSRLEINEVELKATDRTAELCKFDLVSQMVYEFPELQGRMGQEYARLAGETQEVAKGIYEHYMPRFAGDVLPQTQNGSIVSVADKLDTIVGCFSIGIIPTGSQDPYGLRRQATGIVQILLQQKWSVSLGEIFAIAIKNIKEAGLLKKSEEVLLNDLNSFFQLRIKNAMQDQGISYDIIDAVSEEIDIELFSLFNKAQILKEKTKENAFKGLVDAFTRVHNLAQKAELEPSAIAQELFEHNVENELYGQFISAKETFTTYAEQKNWDEAFEALTALQLPIEDFFENVMVMSDDEAIRLNRLALLKQISDTVFKFADFSRIVFSK from the coding sequence GTGAGTAAACGTGATTTTTTACTTGAAATAGGTTTAGAAGAAATGCCTGCTAGATTTGTTCCTCAAGCCGTAGATCAGCTTCAAGAAAAAGTTGTACACTGGATGGAGGAGCGAAGAATTCGCCATACAGAGGTTCGAAGCTACGCGACACCAAGAAGACTAGCTCTTTGGATAAAAGAGGTAGATGAATTGCAGGAGGATCAGGTTGAAGAGGCTAAGGGACCTGCCAAAAAAATTGCCTTGGATAGTGAAGGGAATTGGACAAAAGCAGCTGAAGGATTTGCTAGAGGACAAGAGGCTACGGTAGAACAGCTTTATTTTAAAGAGGTAAATGGTATCGAGTATGTGTTTATTACGAAGGAAACAAAAGGGACCCAGACGGAAGAGCTACTGCCTCAATTAGCTCAGCTTATTCAAGCTATGAATTTCCCTAAAAATATGCGCTGGGGAACACAGGACTTAAAGTTTGTTCGCCCAATTCGCTGGCTGATGGCCTTATTTGGTGAAACGATCATCCCCTTTCAAATTGCTGGAGTGAGTACTGGTAATGAAACTTATGGTCATCGTTTCTTAGGAAAAAAAATATCAATTTCTAGCCCTGAGACTTACGAAAGACAACTTCTAGCTGAATATGTCATTACAGATGCGAAAGAGAGAAAGCAAGCGATTAGAAGTCAGTTGAGTGAAATAGAGGAGCACCAAAAGTGGGTGATTCCGATTGACGAAGATTTACTGGAGGAGATTACTTATCTTGTAGAATATCCTACTGCTTTGTTTGGGGAGTTTGATCAAAGTTTTCTTAATATCCCCCAAGAAGTATTAATCACGTCTATGAAGGAGCATCAACGATATTTTCCAGTTAAAAATCAAGATGGAGAACTGCTTTCTTATTTTGTTACGGTACGTAATGGTGGGGTTGACCCATCAGGAACTGTAGCAAAAGGGAACGAAAAAGTTCTTAGAGCAAGACTGGCTGACGCCCAATTTTTCTACGAAGAAGATAAAAAGCAAACTATTCCAGCGTCGCTTTCTAAGCTTGGGCATGTTGTCTTTCATGAAGAGCTTGGAACGATAGCGGATAAGGTAAACAGAATTAGAAGCTTAGCTTCTTCTCTAGGGTCACGCCTAGAAATAAATGAAGTAGAGTTAAAAGCGACTGATCGGACAGCAGAGCTTTGCAAGTTTGATCTTGTTTCCCAAATGGTCTATGAATTTCCTGAGCTTCAGGGACGTATGGGACAGGAGTACGCTCGGTTAGCTGGGGAAACACAGGAAGTGGCTAAAGGAATTTATGAGCATTATATGCCAAGGTTTGCTGGGGATGTGCTCCCTCAAACGCAAAACGGCTCGATTGTCAGTGTAGCCGATAAGCTAGATACGATTGTTGGATGCTTTTCCATAGGTATTATTCCGACAGGCTCTCAGGATCCGTATGGACTTCGTCGTCAAGCAACAGGTATTGTTCAAATTCTATTACAACAAAAATGGAGCGTATCTCTAGGTGAGATTTTTGCTATAGCCATTAAGAATATAAAGGAAGCTGGTCTACTTAAAAAATCGGAGGAAGTGCTGCTTAATGATCTGAACTCCTTTTTCCAGCTTCGAATTAAAAACGCTATGCAGGATCAAGGGATTAGCTATGACATTATTGATGCTGTCTCTGAAGAAATCGATATTGAGCTGTTTAGTTTGTTTAATAAAGCTCAGATACTTAAAGAAAAAACAAAAGAAAATGCCTTTAAGGGTCTAGTTGATGCTTTTACAAGAGTACACAATCTAGCACAAAAAGCTGAGCTAGAACCAAGCGCTATTGCTCAAGAGCTATTTGAGCATAATGTTGAAAATGAGCTCTATGGACAATTTATATCCGCAAAAGAAACTTTCACAACCTATGCAGAACAGAAAAATTGGGATGAAGCATTTGAAGCTCTGACTGCTTTACAATTACCTATTGAAGACTTTTTTGAAAATGTAATGGTTATGTCAGACGATGAAGCAATTCGCTTAAATCGTTTAGCTCTTTTGAAGCAAATCTCAGATACCGTATTTAAGTTTGCTGATTTCTCGCGTATTGTCTTTTCAAAATAA
- a CDS encoding acyl-CoA dehydrogenase yields MNFELTQDQQMIRQMIREFSESEVAPGAEERDKKKEFPKEIFDQLGKLGILGLPFPEEYGGGGADTVSFALVVEELSRGCGSTGITYSAHVSLGGAPIHLFGTEEQKKTYLTPLCTGEYLGAFGLTEPSAGSDAGGTKTTAVKKADKWVLNGSKCYITNASYAKNLALTAVTGQKSENTKEISAFIVPTDSEGFKVLSRYEKMGLHASDTTELVLEDVHIPEENMLGGKGNGLKQFLITLDGGRIGIGAMAVGIAQAAYEKALSYAKERVQFGRSISRFQAIQHKLADMAMNLELARLMVYKAAWLKDLGKNFTKEASMAKLFASEACMKICDQAVQIHGGYGYMRDYHVERYFRDAKLLEIGEGTSEIQRNVIAREIGC; encoded by the coding sequence ATGAATTTTGAACTAACTCAGGATCAGCAAATGATCAGGCAAATGATTCGAGAATTTTCAGAGAGTGAAGTAGCACCTGGAGCGGAGGAACGTGACAAGAAAAAGGAGTTTCCCAAAGAGATCTTCGATCAGCTAGGGAAGCTAGGGATTTTAGGTTTGCCTTTTCCAGAAGAATACGGGGGTGGCGGTGCTGATACGGTAAGCTTTGCCCTTGTTGTTGAAGAGCTTAGTCGTGGTTGTGGGAGTACAGGAATTACGTACTCAGCACATGTATCATTAGGTGGGGCACCGATTCATCTTTTCGGGACAGAGGAACAGAAAAAAACTTATTTAACTCCTTTATGCACGGGAGAATATTTGGGTGCTTTTGGTCTCACTGAACCGAGCGCTGGCTCAGATGCGGGTGGAACAAAAACAACTGCTGTTAAAAAGGCAGATAAGTGGGTTCTAAATGGGAGCAAATGCTATATAACAAACGCCAGCTATGCCAAGAATTTAGCCTTAACAGCGGTAACAGGGCAAAAATCAGAAAATACTAAGGAGATTTCAGCGTTTATTGTCCCGACTGATTCAGAAGGCTTTAAGGTGCTAAGTCGATATGAAAAGATGGGTCTGCATGCTTCAGACACAACGGAGCTTGTGTTAGAGGATGTGCATATTCCAGAAGAAAATATGCTTGGAGGCAAAGGGAACGGTCTTAAGCAATTTCTCATCACACTTGATGGGGGAAGAATAGGGATTGGGGCTATGGCCGTTGGAATAGCTCAAGCAGCCTACGAAAAAGCTTTGAGCTATGCTAAGGAACGAGTTCAGTTTGGACGGTCTATTTCTCGTTTCCAGGCGATCCAGCATAAGCTAGCTGATATGGCCATGAATCTTGAGCTTGCCCGATTAATGGTGTATAAGGCAGCGTGGCTTAAGGATTTAGGTAAAAACTTTACCAAGGAAGCCTCCATGGCTAAGCTCTTTGCTTCAGAGGCATGTATGAAAATTTGTGACCAAGCCGTACAAATCCATGGTGGCTACGGCTATATGCGTGATTACCATGTAGAGCGTTACTTTAGAGATGCCAAGCTACTAGAAATTGGAGAAGGAACATCAGAAATTCAGCGTAATGTAATCGCAAGAGAGATTGGCTGTTAG
- a CDS encoding pyruvate, water dikinase regulatory protein translates to MASPIEKLKVFVVSDSVGETAELVAKATASQFDLSRIEIRRIPYVEDIGTINEVILMAKDSKSIIAYTLVIPELRKYMTEKAKEHNLQAIDIMGPMLDGLETIFNEPPRSSPGMVHQLDEDYYRKVEAIEFAVKYDDGRDRRGLQRADIVLIGVSRTSKTPLSMYLAHKRIKVANVPLVPEVAPPEELFAVEPKKCIGLTINKEKLNQIRSERLKSLGLQAEANYANLQRIEQELQYAATVMDQIGCMVIDVSNKAVEETANIILEYCRRNQ, encoded by the coding sequence ATGGCTAGCCCAATTGAAAAGCTAAAGGTATTTGTCGTATCGGATTCGGTGGGGGAGACAGCTGAGTTGGTGGCTAAAGCTACAGCAAGTCAATTTGACTTGTCACGGATTGAGATAAGAAGAATTCCCTATGTAGAGGATATCGGTACAATTAATGAAGTTATACTAATGGCTAAGGACTCGAAATCGATTATCGCTTATACACTTGTTATTCCAGAGCTGCGTAAATATATGACGGAAAAAGCCAAGGAGCATAATTTACAGGCAATTGATATTATGGGACCTATGCTAGATGGCTTAGAGACTATTTTTAATGAGCCACCAAGATCCAGCCCTGGAATGGTTCATCAGCTTGATGAGGATTACTACCGTAAGGTGGAAGCCATTGAATTCGCTGTAAAATACGATGATGGCAGGGATCGTAGAGGGCTACAGAGAGCTGATATTGTGCTCATTGGGGTCTCAAGAACGTCCAAAACCCCATTATCCATGTATTTAGCTCATAAACGGATCAAGGTAGCCAATGTACCGTTAGTTCCGGAGGTTGCTCCACCAGAAGAGTTATTTGCCGTTGAACCAAAGAAATGCATTGGCTTAACGATTAATAAAGAAAAACTGAACCAGATTCGTTCAGAAAGGTTAAAATCCTTAGGCCTACAAGCGGAAGCTAATTACGCTAACCTGCAAAGGATTGAACAAGAACTTCAATATGCAGCTACCGTTATGGATCAAATTGGCTGTATGGTTATAGATGTTTCGAATAAAGCGGTAGAAGAAACAGCAAATATTATTCTTGAATATTGCAGAAGGAATCAATAA
- a CDS encoding Nif3-like dinuclear metal center hexameric protein: MSVQGQTIIQWFEQFSPKHLAEDWDKVGLQIGTLQKEISRVLVTLDITPEVVDEAIAKKAELIIAHHPVIFQSLKHLRTDLPQGKIYEKLIKQDIAVYTAHTNLDITEGGVNDWLAEALQLKDITLLTTTYQEPLKKLVVFVPLYHEGQLRDALGKSGAGHIGQYSHCMFATQGVGSFLPGEGTEPFIGKQGTIEKVDEVRLETIYPASLEKKVLQAMFNAHPYEEVAYDIYPVQQVGKNLGLGRVGKLSQEYTLREFAEHVKENFQIQTCRVVGDLDKTVKKVAVLGGSGSKYLYAALHSGADVYVTGDLDFHTAHDALLKGLALVDPGHHVEKVMITGVQRVLEQFANKAGQKLEVLASEVDTEPFTFL; the protein is encoded by the coding sequence ATGAGTGTACAGGGTCAAACAATTATTCAATGGTTTGAACAGTTTAGCCCCAAGCATTTAGCTGAGGATTGGGACAAGGTTGGGCTACAAATTGGAACCCTTCAAAAGGAAATATCCCGTGTATTAGTGACACTTGATATTACACCAGAGGTCGTAGATGAAGCGATTGCCAAAAAAGCCGAATTAATCATAGCCCATCATCCTGTTATATTTCAGTCCTTAAAGCATTTAAGAACAGATCTTCCGCAGGGAAAGATTTATGAAAAGCTAATCAAACAGGATATTGCCGTATATACAGCTCATACTAATCTAGATATCACTGAAGGGGGAGTGAACGACTGGTTAGCTGAAGCGTTACAGCTTAAAGATATAACACTACTTACAACGACCTATCAAGAGCCATTGAAGAAACTTGTGGTGTTCGTTCCTCTCTATCATGAAGGACAGCTAAGGGATGCTTTAGGTAAAAGTGGAGCTGGTCATATCGGTCAATATAGTCATTGTATGTTTGCTACGCAAGGTGTAGGGAGCTTTTTACCTGGTGAAGGAACTGAACCATTTATAGGAAAGCAAGGGACAATTGAAAAGGTAGATGAGGTTCGCTTGGAAACCATTTATCCAGCATCCTTAGAGAAAAAGGTTCTTCAGGCTATGTTCAATGCACATCCGTATGAAGAAGTTGCTTATGACATTTACCCTGTTCAGCAAGTAGGAAAAAACTTAGGGCTAGGCCGAGTGGGTAAGCTTTCGCAAGAGTATACTCTAAGAGAGTTTGCTGAACATGTAAAAGAAAATTTTCAAATCCAGACATGTAGGGTTGTAGGGGATTTGGATAAAACCGTGAAAAAAGTAGCTGTATTAGGGGGGAGTGGGAGCAAGTATCTTTATGCTGCTCTTCACAGTGGAGCAGACGTGTATGTTACTGGAGATCTTGACTTTCATACGGCCCATGATGCTTTGTTAAAAGGGCTAGCTCTTGTTGATCCAGGACATCATGTGGAAAAGGTAATGATAACAGGAGTACAACGTGTATTAGAACAGTTCGCCAATAAAGCAGGACAAAAGCTTGAAGTGCTTGCCAGTGAAGTGGATACAGAGCCTTTTACTTTTCTATGA
- a CDS encoding tRNA (adenine(22)-N(1))-methyltransferase: MNEHHLSKRLAEVASLVPPGSRLADIGSDHAYLPVHLLIQGKICTAVAGEINPGPLESAKNQVEKLGLQGVVDVRLGDGLEVIHQDEIDVICIAGMGGSLISQILSEGKEKLHKVKRLILQPNVAGHLVREWLLNEGWELLYENMIKEDQKYYEVLMAERGNAEAPYQSYATQRDRKRAVLMGPFLSQDPNEAFREKWEQEVDKRNKILESLAHSEGIDKQDKIDKVKDEMALIEEGLKQ, from the coding sequence ATGAATGAACATCATTTATCAAAACGTTTAGCTGAGGTTGCCTCATTGGTTCCACCCGGCAGTCGCTTAGCAGACATAGGATCAGATCATGCCTACTTACCGGTTCACTTACTTATTCAAGGAAAGATTTGTACAGCAGTTGCTGGAGAAATTAACCCTGGACCTTTGGAATCGGCTAAAAACCAAGTGGAAAAGCTTGGCCTACAAGGTGTGGTCGACGTGAGATTAGGGGACGGTCTTGAGGTAATCCATCAGGATGAAATTGATGTGATCTGTATAGCGGGCATGGGTGGATCATTAATTAGTCAGATTCTTTCAGAAGGAAAAGAAAAATTACATAAGGTTAAAAGATTAATCCTACAGCCGAATGTAGCAGGACATTTGGTTAGAGAGTGGCTACTGAATGAAGGCTGGGAGCTGCTATATGAGAATATGATTAAAGAGGATCAGAAATATTATGAAGTTTTAATGGCAGAAAGAGGTAATGCTGAAGCTCCATATCAATCCTATGCTACTCAAAGGGATCGTAAAAGAGCTGTTTTAATGGGACCATTTCTATCACAGGACCCAAATGAAGCTTTTAGAGAGAAGTGGGAGCAAGAGGTTGATAAAAGAAATAAAATTTTGGAGTCATTAGCTCACTCAGAGGGAATAGATAAGCAGGACAAAATAGACAAAGTAAAGGATGAAATGGCACTAATTGAGGAGGGATTAAAGCAATGA
- a CDS encoding c-type cytochrome, whose protein sequence is MSPIRVFLSIFAVGILLTVVLGVVGLNTDTDLAEGENGGTDTESANVPQFMNSCINCHGTDLSGQGTAPGLLDLSHLSEEEIMDILVNGQGAMPGGMAAGNEDEVIEYLLSIQE, encoded by the coding sequence ATGAGTCCTATTAGAGTCTTCTTATCTATATTTGCTGTAGGTATACTGCTTACAGTTGTTCTAGGAGTAGTCGGTTTAAATACTGATACTGATTTAGCCGAAGGCGAAAATGGTGGAACCGATACAGAGTCTGCAAATGTTCCTCAATTCATGAACAGTTGTATTAATTGTCATGGAACTGATTTAAGCGGTCAAGGAACAGCACCGGGCTTACTTGATTTATCTCATTTATCCGAAGAGGAAATCATGGATATTCTTGTTAATGGTCAAGGAGCAATGCCAGGTGGAATGGCAGCCGGGAATGAAGATGAGGTTATTGAATACTTACTTTCCATCCAAGAATAA
- a CDS encoding helix-turn-helix transcriptional regulator, producing the protein MELTSRQQKIVEIVKDEGPITGESIAEKLNLTRATLRPDLAILTMSGILDARPRVGYFFSGKTTMQAIGESIKNKLVNDYKSVPILVKESSTVYEAICTMFLEDVGTLFVVNDHSHLVGVVSRKDLLRSAIGRQELEVIPVSVIMTRMPNLILTFPDESLHAAATKLIQFQIDALPVVKPLASDSAAQKYEIVGRITKTSITKAYVELGSEEL; encoded by the coding sequence ATAGAATTAACGAGCAGACAACAAAAAATTGTAGAGATCGTAAAGGATGAAGGCCCAATCACAGGGGAAAGTATTGCTGAAAAGCTTAACTTAACACGTGCTACTCTGCGACCGGATCTAGCCATTTTAACCATGTCGGGTATTTTAGATGCTAGACCACGGGTGGGTTACTTTTTTTCAGGTAAAACAACGATGCAGGCCATTGGTGAAAGTATAAAAAATAAGCTGGTCAATGACTACAAATCTGTTCCTATTTTAGTGAAAGAAAGCTCCACTGTTTATGAAGCTATATGCACAATGTTTCTAGAGGATGTGGGAACATTGTTTGTAGTGAATGATCATTCCCATTTGGTTGGTGTTGTCTCACGGAAGGACTTATTACGCTCAGCCATAGGACGTCAAGAGCTCGAGGTTATTCCGGTTAGCGTGATTATGACGAGGATGCCTAATCTTATTTTAACTTTCCCTGATGAATCGTTGCATGCAGCAGCTACAAAGCTAATCCAATTTCAAATTGATGCACTTCCAGTAGTTAAGCCTTTAGCTAGCGATTCAGCAGCTCAAAAATACGAAATTGTAGGTCGCATCACCAAAACGTCAATTACGAAGGCATACGTAGAGCTAGGTAGTGAAGAATTGTGA